The Anolis carolinensis isolate JA03-04 chromosome 2, rAnoCar3.1.pri, whole genome shotgun sequence genome contains the following window.
ttaatagtcctggtggggcctagatgacccgcacctttgttatcatggtacttccttaacatttctcgtcttaaacattcagggatatacaatttcttatttacaaacaccaaatccccacacaattctcccttttctttgttagtttgtaaccatttgtccattccatacgctcgcttcaactcttcctcccatatttctcctccccccgtggaaatggcagtacgtttgttttctttggccgcttgtgctcgagttagtactgccaggccccattgcttatctaggaataggctcccttcagattcctgaattcctcccccgtgctgaggcatccgagagagagcgtcagcgagtatgttatgtttcccctggaagaatctgagtctgaaatcaaaacggctgaaatattgggcccatctaatttgcttcgccgatagtttacgaggggatcttagatactgtaaatttctatgatcagtccacacctcaaacggtgttccacttccttccagaaagtgtctccagcactctagtgcttttagaatagctaaggcttctctctcccaaattggccagtttttttctgtatcgctaaacttttttgacagatagccacatggcttcaggttccccccctcgtctttctgtagcagaactgccccatatgcccggtctgacgcatcgcaatgtaatacaaaggctttagacatatcagggtgctgtaggacaggctcctcagtaaaacgctttttaagggcttcgaaagcttcctggcattctattgtccaggtcagtttggcccctggggccttcactttggctgtttctcccctgcctttagtctttaacaaatccgttaatggcaaagtgaggcgcgcaaagtccttgataaatgttctatagaagtttgcgaaccctaggaaggattgcagctgcttccgtgttttgggggcttcccaccccctcacgtcttctaccttcgcagggtccatcgccactccctgggaggaaatcctataccccagaaagtctatctggtctttattgaactcgcacttggcaagcttcgcatacagttttgcttctctcaacttttgcaggacttccctgactagttctatgtgttgctccttagtccgagatattatcaatatgtcatctaaaaaaacaaagactcccttgtacaacaatggatgcaacacttcgttgattaattgcatgaacgcggcacctccgccgcacaaaccgaaggggagcacacgataattgaataatccgaatgcacaggagaaggctgtcttccacctgtcctctggtttgatctgcaatttatggtacgcttcaattaagtccaatttagtgaatatctgtccctccgataactgggcgatcaagtccttcactaagggtagggggtatttatttacagaactgattgcattcaggcccctgtagtcaatgcagagcctcagcgtttggtcctttttccgcctgaacaacacaggcgcccctaaaggggaatttgaaggctctatgaaacccctcgctaggtttttatcaatgtattttctcagttcctccttttccctagccgacattgggtatatttttgccttgggaagctctgctcctgggactagctctatcttcacttcaactctccgcttcggtgggaaactgtctgcttccttctcatcaaatacgtccacaaaatcccgatactctgggggtaatttatctgccagttctgctatcctgatagagtcttcctccccccttttccccggctccctctccacttcctggctcccttcttccaacttcatcctgaagatcatgctcttatcctcccagttgatttgcgggttggcctgccccagccatggcatgcctagtataacattatagctggctatttgtgatatcacaaatgatacctttccttcccaactccctatcttacactttacatcttcggcactgtacttagctaatgatcccgatgctgtggatccgtccaactgcgaaaaagctattggggattctaggttcgttctttcgcatcccaatccctcggctaattcaggggagatgatgttcctggaacatccacaatccacaaatgctttgcaggttgcttgtttgctgccactttcaagctgaatggggaccactatcatggctttgtcctgacttaccaacccccccgagtggtgcctcatcggtggttcttcctcggcgcgtttccctgccacggctcttggtttgggcgggcctccgccttccccttttctctgccagcactcggcagccctgtggcccaaacggccgcacacgaagcagcccctcctgctggtgctcacgttccctgtcggctccgttctcctcccggctggggttgatccctccttccggctcccctctttcatctgcggccgctgctgtagccctcctcggtgcctcctcgcctgggccagcgatgtctcgatgcgccccgccagctgaatccatccgcgcagtgtgtcaggctcatcacgatgcaccgcccaggagaggatctcccgcctgagcccctctttgaagagttctatctttgtcactgcagaccattccggcaccttttcagcgaggcattggaactcctccgcatactcagataccgatctctgcccctgggagacggtcttcaacttctccctcgcccggatctgctccagtggatctcggaaacgggtctccagggcccccataaagcgtcggagtgaccccagacatgggtcgcgccgcgcgtgcagttgaacgtaccagctggccgctcccctcttcaacactgcaccaatggcccgtacccggctggattccgttctaaaagtgtgagcattgtcctccatatagcccctcaccgtggtcaggaaaaaatccagttcagaggactctcccccaaactcgatccttagttcctctcgtctcggtaggggtccctgtggtggcaatccccaattctctgcccgtcgcaagcccccttgcggaccagtgggccccgctgctgcttctcttggccctgtgccacgcccggcattcgccaggggcaccagggtctcagctgggagcgtagccgggattctcggaggcttttccccttcgtcgtcactctcctccacccgcgtcaggcttgtttggatcttgggccgggcaccgggctcctttcgcatttcccttcccttcggtgctgggaggtctgcaaagccctggctgcttcccatgctcacgtcccacattgagctagcccgaagttcccttcctctctccggctccgccaaaaccgccaggcgctccatcgccctcgacatcactgccagggtggtctccatcgccgacatcctctcctccagaaacaccatcctttgcgggcctggggaaggtgaaccttcctctcctccggtgctatctccccgcaccactccgcgcctctgggttaccccatttggctgggcataagcggtggatgacgccagggccgccagctggtggaactcagcgtccggctcgggagtggccctttccgaccttcctcctcctgcgcccaagagctcttcatcctccacttgcatgttacacctcaccgctacagcgggatggtgtccgtattcttggcttagtgtcagctcaccacagccgctcctgaatgaacacacaagactctctgtgatatcaccagaaacttttactgtaggaaacatgaacatcagaaaagccaagaatgggatactacggccaaccctcctttatataccctccccctcatttgaacagtctcttcccgctcagtaaaaccccgcgcaaattccccgccaagtccagcagccgtttcttctccaagtcctgagccgcaggtgtcttatcaatgtcagtgaccctgaaactcagagccacatccaggctctagtagcagggttctgacagtcggcatactctctatcgatgaaattgtttgttgctcctgagtctatcatggcatggatcatgacgggtccttttttcactgaccacagcgtgaccaccaggaggaataggaccccggtttgtggctcttgagtggggtttttgaccgggttggcgagcctctctacgcccggtcgctggcttcccccgccggcttcgctccagccgcctcggccggcTCCGgttccgtggaggacgccgccgccaggcgggtggcgggtttctttttggctggacattccttggcgaaatggcccccattcccgcagtaccaacacagattcaagcgttggcggcgggccatttcggccacatctagtctgggacgcacattgcccaactgcatcggctcctcctcaccTCCCacggggtttggggctggcggtggggatctccatactggacgtggttgagcgctggcagaagcggggggtctcactccggctcttccaccctGGCCTCGGgtccactgttttttgttggcaagcaagacttcggctcgtagacactggttgatgagtctttcTAGAGTCccggggggatccaccttagagatttcttcctgcatctcgatgttgagaccctcgcGGAATTGCCCTCTGAGGGCCGagtcgttccaaccggtgttttgggccaacacccggaactcagctatgtaccgggacaacggtctgtccccctggaagaggcgtcggagtttatggccggctgcatcctcatcgtcctcgatcccccaggtctttttaaggtggttcaagaaattttgcgcagtgttcaggtgcgtggaacccgcatcaaacaacGCCGTCGCCCAAGTAGCCGccggcccatctaggagactgtagatccacgccaccttgacatcttctcggggaaactcggcatcgCGGGCATCTAAGTaggcctggcactggcgacggaaaacttGAACCTTGGAGGCCTCTCCCGAGAACTTGGTTGGTAGTGCTAGGGctgggagacgggctccgcgttccttcaggccccgtatttctccctcctgtgtaCGGAGAGTGTCACGGAttcgattgaattcatcttgggaaatggtgtagctgggtGGCTGAGCGTCCGCTCCAGTCCCTGTTGACATCTTGGCCTTAGGTTAttgtgcttaaggtggcggagtcaaactgtcaggatctaggctgcagggcaccaataaccatacacagaggccagaatctatctaatatctttattaaaggaatatataaaatcaataaaagcaagtgcaaaataaagttcagaagcagacctttcaaatgaggtcaaatatagtccagaagagtattgtccaatataagatattagagtccaaagtttataatccaataa
Protein-coding sequences here:
- the LOC134297059 gene encoding uncharacterized protein LOC134297059, with product MFMFPTVKVSGDITESLVCSFRSGCGELTLSQEYGHHPAVAVRCNMQVEDEELLGAGGGRSERATPEPDAEFHQLAALASSTAYAQPNGVTQRRGVVRGDSTGGEEGSPSPGPQRMVFLEERMSAMETTLAVMSRAMERLAVLAEPERGRELRASSMWDVSMGSSQGFADLPAPKGREMRKEPGARPKIQTSLTRVEESDDEGEKPPRIPATLPAETLVPLANAGRGTGPREAAAGPTGPQGGLRRAENWGLPPQGPLPRREELRIEFGGESSELDFFLTTVRGYMEDNAHTFRTESSRVRAIGAVLKRGAASWYVQLHARRDPCLGSLRRFMGALETRFRDPLEQIRAREKLKTVSQGQRSVSEYAEEFQCLAEKVPEWSAVTKIELFKEGLRREILSWAVHRDEPDTLRGWIQLAGRIETSLAQARRHRGGLQQRPQMKEGSRKEGSTPAGRRTEPTGNVSTSRRGCFVCGRLGHRAAECWQRKGEGGGPPKPRAVAGKRAEEEPPMRHHSGGLDEGEEDAMSEPCY